In Paraburkholderia flava, one genomic interval encodes:
- the ssuD gene encoding FMNH2-dependent alkanesulfonate monooxygenase: MNVFWFIPTHGDSRYLGTTEGARAAGFDYFQQIAVAADTLGYEGVLLPTGRSCEDAWVVASSLIPVTKRLKFLVAIRPGIASPGLSARMASTFDRLSNGRLLINVVTGGDQAELEGDGLFADHDTRYKITDDFLHIWRQLLAASHTNEGIDFDGEQLQSKGGKVLYPPVQHPHPPLWFGGSSPAAHDMAGQHIDTYLTWGEPPEAVAKKISDIRARAKAHGREIKFGIRMHVIVRETEDEAWTAADRLISRLDDDTVARAQASFAKMDSEGQRRMAALHGGKRGGREQLEIYPNLWAGVGLVRGGAGTALVGNPQQVAERMKEYADLGIDTFILSGYPHLEESYRFAELVFPLLPNRQRARATGPLSGPFGEIVGNNYLPKASQS; the protein is encoded by the coding sequence ATGAATGTGTTCTGGTTCATTCCGACTCACGGCGACAGCCGTTATCTCGGGACCACCGAAGGCGCGCGCGCAGCAGGTTTCGACTACTTCCAGCAGATCGCCGTCGCCGCCGATACGCTCGGCTACGAGGGCGTTTTGCTGCCGACCGGCCGTTCGTGCGAGGACGCGTGGGTCGTCGCGTCGAGCCTGATTCCGGTCACGAAGCGGCTGAAGTTTCTCGTTGCGATCCGGCCGGGTATCGCATCGCCGGGACTGTCGGCGCGGATGGCGTCGACGTTCGACCGGTTGTCGAACGGCCGGCTGCTGATCAACGTCGTGACGGGCGGCGACCAGGCGGAACTCGAAGGCGATGGCCTCTTCGCCGATCACGATACGCGCTACAAGATCACCGACGACTTCCTGCACATCTGGCGTCAGCTGCTTGCCGCGTCGCATACGAATGAAGGGATCGACTTCGACGGCGAGCAGTTGCAGTCGAAGGGCGGCAAGGTGCTGTATCCGCCGGTGCAGCATCCGCATCCACCGCTGTGGTTCGGCGGCTCGTCGCCGGCTGCGCACGACATGGCCGGTCAGCATATCGATACCTATCTGACGTGGGGCGAGCCGCCCGAAGCGGTCGCGAAAAAGATCTCGGACATCCGCGCCCGCGCGAAGGCGCACGGCCGCGAGATCAAGTTCGGCATCCGCATGCACGTGATCGTACGCGAAACCGAAGACGAAGCATGGACTGCCGCCGATCGCCTGATCAGCCGGCTCGACGACGACACGGTCGCGCGTGCACAGGCATCGTTCGCGAAGATGGATTCCGAAGGGCAGCGACGCATGGCCGCGCTGCACGGCGGCAAGCGCGGCGGACGCGAACAGCTCGAGATCTATCCGAACCTGTGGGCAGGCGTCGGCCTCGTGCGCGGTGGCGCGGGGACCGCGCTCGTCGGCAATCCGCAGCAGGTTGCTGAGCGGATGAAGGAGTACGCGGACCTCGGCATCGATACGTTCATCCTGTCCGGCTATCCGCATCTCGAAGAGTCTTACCGCTTCGCCGAACTCGTGTTTCCGCTGCTGCCGAACCGGCAGCGCGCACGTGCGACCGGTCCGCTGTCGGGGCCGTTCGGCGAGATCGTCGGCAACAACTATCTGCCGAAGGCGAGTCAGAGCTAA